In one Leptospiraceae bacterium genomic region, the following are encoded:
- a CDS encoding tyrosine-type recombinase/integrase, translating to MKDNEQTTYSEMEFNAIMENCRDNFQHSLCLKILCNFGLTISEAINIKNKDIDLEKKEIKIYPWKKCFRSRALPIPEDLLPSIRIQMGQRDGDEYFLVGRKNSQLHPKTIEKILIKTQKKLGIRVTLTKIRQTVINNLIGLGWGLKAIRKFLGHARMRTIKKIIEEKNLNPPRFY from the coding sequence ATGAAAGATAATGAGCAAACAACATATTCGGAAATGGAATTTAATGCCATTATGGAAAACTGCAGGGACAATTTTCAACACTCCCTTTGTTTAAAAATCCTTTGTAACTTTGGCCTAACTATCAGTGAAGCTATCAACATAAAGAACAAGGACATTGACCTGGAGAAGAAAGAGATAAAAATTTATCCCTGGAAAAAGTGTTTTCGTTCTCGTGCCCTGCCTATTCCGGAAGACCTACTTCCGTCTATCAGGATTCAGATGGGACAGCGGGATGGCGATGAATACTTTCTGGTTGGCAGGAAAAATTCACAACTTCACCCCAAAACAATTGAGAAAATACTGATAAAAACCCAGAAAAAGCTTGGAATTCGGGTTACTTTAACGAAAATCCGCCAAACCGTTATAAACAATTTAATCGGTTTGGGTTGGGGACTTAAAGCCATTCGTAAATTTTTAGGCCATGCACGAATGAGGACTATAAAAAAAATCATAGAAGAAAAAAATTTGAATCCTCCGAGGTTTTATTAA
- a CDS encoding CHASE3 domain-containing protein translates to MIILSVTSFFSVKRLAQANKWNSHTYEVLGKLDSILISLINMETGQRGYAITGKEEFLEPFKLGKTNIVTHFSDVKKLTSDNPRQQELLTDMNTNILTWISIAEKAIANRKEVNEGKRKLSEIIEAEEKAIGKSSMDNIRKILDKSKTIEYKLLKIRERESGRLLSITIGVIVIGSFIAICISIIISLFLSNKITNSIHQLLNLMEVASQGDFTVKAEIKSNDEILTLGDTFNSMISDMSSLIEEVANASSQILISSKQVSESSNTLAQGSSEQASSVDEITATLKQIEEQAKNNAISAESASNQASIVKEQALAGNKEMGALIVAMKEISETSENIAKIIKEIDAIAFQTNILALNAAVEAARAGQHGKGFNVVAEEVRNLASRSAVAAKETARLIEGSIKKVNTGTEMADRTAEVLNKMTSGVIQVTDLIKKIADASLEQSRSVAESTSGVNQISQVAMNAAATAEESSAASVELASQAESFRNMIQRFKINKSRTHHKRGIDLG, encoded by the coding sequence ATGATAATCCTATCAGTTACCTCCTTTTTTAGTGTTAAAAGGTTAGCACAGGCAAATAAATGGAATTCTCATACCTATGAGGTACTCGGGAAGTTAGATTCTATACTTATTAGCCTTATAAACATGGAAACAGGACAGAGAGGATATGCCATTACAGGAAAAGAAGAATTTTTAGAACCCTTTAAACTGGGAAAAACGAATATAGTGACTCATTTTTCCGATGTAAAAAAACTTACTTCCGATAACCCAAGACAGCAAGAACTATTAACGGACATGAATACTAATATTCTTACCTGGATTTCTATAGCAGAAAAAGCGATTGCGAATAGAAAGGAAGTCAACGAAGGAAAACGAAAGCTCAGTGAAATCATTGAAGCAGAAGAAAAAGCCATCGGGAAAAGCTCTATGGATAATATTCGAAAAATCTTGGATAAGAGCAAAACTATCGAGTATAAGTTACTGAAGATACGGGAAAGAGAATCCGGGCGACTTTTGAGTATAACTATTGGTGTGATTGTTATTGGCTCTTTTATTGCAATTTGTATTTCTATTATTATTTCTCTTTTTCTTTCAAATAAAATTACAAACTCTATTCATCAATTATTAAACCTAATGGAAGTTGCTTCTCAAGGGGATTTTACCGTTAAAGCAGAGATTAAATCAAATGATGAAATTTTAACATTAGGGGATACTTTCAATAGTATGATAAGCGATATGAGTAGCTTAATTGAGGAAGTTGCAAATGCTTCTTCTCAAATATTAATTAGTTCCAAACAGGTATCCGAATCAAGTAATACTCTTGCCCAGGGTTCTTCCGAACAGGCCTCCAGTGTAGATGAAATCACCGCTACTTTAAAACAGATAGAGGAACAGGCAAAGAACAATGCTATAAGCGCAGAATCAGCCAGTAACCAGGCCTCAATCGTAAAAGAACAGGCATTAGCTGGTAATAAAGAAATGGGAGCTCTGATTGTTGCTATGAAGGAAATCAGTGAAACCTCAGAAAATATTGCTAAAATTATTAAAGAAATCGATGCCATTGCCTTTCAAACCAATATACTGGCTTTAAATGCAGCAGTGGAAGCGGCAAGAGCCGGACAACATGGTAAAGGGTTTAACGTGGTAGCGGAAGAGGTACGCAATCTTGCTTCAAGAAGCGCAGTTGCAGCAAAAGAAACTGCCAGACTGATTGAGGGATCTATAAAAAAAGTAAATACAGGAACAGAAATGGCTGATAGAACAGCAGAGGTACTAAACAAGATGACCTCAGGAGTCATTCAGGTTACCGATTTAATCAAGAAGATTGCAGATGCCTCTCTGGAACAATCCAGAAGCGTAGCAGAATCTACATCCGGTGTAAATCAGATTTCTCAGGTTGCAATGAACGCTGCTGCAACTGCTGAGGAAAGTTCGGCTGCCAGTGTCGAATTAGCCAGTCAAGCAGAGTCTTTCCGGAACATGATACAAAGATTCAAGATTAACAAATCGCGCACACATCATAAACGTGGAATTGACCTCGGTTAA
- a CDS encoding methylated-DNA--[protein]-cysteine S-methyltransferase codes for MNEEITFYTKVYELVKKIPKGRVSSYGRIAALLGQPRAARAVGYALNSLKKHDLQSVPWQRVINSKGEISFKGDTFRANLQKRLLEKEGILFDEKSRVDLKKQGWP; via the coding sequence ATGAACGAAGAGATTACTTTTTATACAAAGGTTTATGAACTGGTAAAAAAAATTCCGAAAGGTAGAGTAAGTTCATATGGAAGGATTGCAGCTCTTTTAGGGCAGCCTCGGGCAGCCAGGGCCGTAGGTTATGCGTTAAATTCCCTAAAAAAACATGATCTTCAATCAGTTCCCTGGCAGAGGGTTATTAACTCAAAAGGAGAAATTTCTTTCAAAGGAGATACTTTTCGTGCCAATTTACAAAAAAGACTTTTGGAGAAAGAAGGGATCCTCTTTGATGAAAAGAGTCGTGTTGATTTAAAAAAACAAGGATGGCCATAA
- the thiD gene encoding bifunctional hydroxymethylpyrimidine kinase/phosphomethylpyrimidine kinase — MNTDRKAIVLSIAGSDSGGGAGIQADLKTFSHFGVFGTTVVTCITAQNPEKISGILDVHPDLVRKQLISILGYYHVDSIKTGMLFSKQIIHTIADVLKKKLCKLVVDPVMVSASKTRLLQEDAIEALVKELIPLASVITPNIDEAEILIDEKITSVNQLEDTAKKLYDRFGVPVLLKGGHLHDGKVVKDILKDAFNTRVFSNPYIENVNTHGSGCTYSSAIASELALGKNLEDSVLSAKEYLWKGMKHSVKLGPIQGINHNP; from the coding sequence ATGAATACAGATAGGAAGGCTATAGTTCTCAGTATTGCAGGTTCTGATTCCGGAGGTGGGGCCGGAATACAGGCTGATTTAAAGACATTTTCACATTTTGGGGTTTTTGGAACAACAGTTGTTACCTGTATTACCGCACAAAATCCGGAAAAGATTAGCGGTATTCTGGATGTTCATCCGGATTTAGTTCGAAAACAGCTAATTTCTATATTAGGTTATTACCATGTAGATTCTATAAAAACCGGTATGTTATTTTCCAAACAAATTATTCATACGATTGCGGATGTTTTAAAAAAGAAACTTTGTAAACTGGTCGTTGACCCGGTTATGGTTTCTGCCAGTAAGACCCGCTTATTACAGGAAGATGCTATCGAGGCCCTCGTGAAGGAATTAATTCCTCTTGCTTCCGTAATCACACCTAATATAGATGAAGCAGAAATACTAATCGATGAAAAAATCACTTCTGTAAACCAACTGGAAGATACTGCTAAAAAATTATATGATAGATTCGGAGTTCCGGTTCTATTAAAGGGCGGGCATTTGCATGATGGTAAGGTGGTGAAAGATATTCTGAAAGACGCTTTTAATACCCGCGTTTTTTCAAACCCATACATCGAAAATGTAAATACGCATGGAAGCGGATGCACTTATTCTTCAGCAATCGCATCTGAGTTAGCACTTGGGAAAAATTTGGAAGATTCTGTTCTATCGGCCAAAGAATATCTCTGGAAAGGAATGAAACATTCTGTAAAACTAGGCCCTATACAGGGAATCAACCATAACCCATAA
- a CDS encoding circularly permuted type 2 ATP-grasp protein, protein MIALPEIKFKESKLSHKNSFNELEKESSLDMLQYIKKQPLNRLRSIQKKINFALKEQGITFGQRFDNSGKERFWNLDFVPHVISGDEFDFIYRGCKQRITALNMLLNDIYSENRILQEKVIPKEVILGDDNYLRSCVNVKIPNDVYIHLSATDISRDCKGEYHVVDDNVAIPSGIGYAILNRQILRQQFPGIFDNRKIRSAWNTTSLMLSSFKDCAPRNVTNPSIVLLSPGIYNDAYSEHEYLANQMGIPLVHPKDLLVKENHVFMKTVDGHSRVDIIYRRIQDYYIDPVSFYHDSILGVPGLFSCVYHGNVTVVNSIGSGVASSKALLPYIDDIIRFYLSEEPILKTVDTMLLHKDKIVEHVFQNIKSYVIKSSQGTGGRGVLIGEEATKAEVAEWKNKVLGNPFGYVAQKLSPLSCSRIFSEDALESRYVETRFYSFLGKNFHLSNAALTRVAYQENSLMVCNSMGGGSKDTWIMGDSMPSLHSPISIFSDPSKQASILSRVAENLFWLGRYMNRVLTTANVLQVTYSSELDQLIGSYDPSYKRIMISMSRLTGTPTSAFANTDTPWFVAFFRQAVADLKNPYSMVSNINFSMNNAREIQNYLPDEMWTSLRKLSSMMENIPDMEKNDPDINQILDWLGKVFHYCLAFFGLSLDTFSRQEILQYVQLGRYIEHCSSISMVLKATLKFTMDAYRKSDRLTNMHPFIIIMLKILNSYEAYQWTYQANYEPYLAYRMLLIDKNYSNSFVNCLIKIKQILFSTSQLDIRYMDESPEYLCDLLVSRAFSFDLKKHLSKSIDSIQIYQQRPYEIIFSKNSLATGAWTLSLIRGIRQLANKIIDRYTNIAYPTPFTRE, encoded by the coding sequence ATGATTGCTTTACCGGAAATAAAGTTTAAAGAATCTAAACTAAGTCATAAAAACTCTTTTAATGAATTAGAAAAAGAAAGTTCTCTAGATATGCTTCAATACATAAAGAAGCAACCCCTGAATCGGCTACGTTCTATTCAAAAAAAAATAAACTTCGCTCTGAAAGAACAGGGAATAACTTTCGGTCAGAGGTTTGATAATTCCGGTAAAGAACGTTTTTGGAATCTGGACTTTGTTCCTCATGTTATTTCAGGAGACGAATTTGATTTTATTTATAGAGGTTGTAAACAAAGAATAACAGCCTTAAACATGCTTCTTAATGACATCTATTCTGAAAATCGAATATTGCAGGAGAAAGTTATACCTAAAGAAGTTATTCTGGGGGATGATAATTATTTACGTTCCTGTGTAAATGTGAAAATACCAAATGATGTCTATATTCATCTCAGTGCAACCGATATTAGTCGTGACTGTAAGGGAGAATACCATGTTGTAGACGATAATGTTGCCATTCCCAGTGGTATAGGTTATGCAATTCTTAACAGACAAATTTTGCGTCAACAATTTCCCGGAATATTTGATAACCGTAAAATACGTTCTGCATGGAATACAACCAGTCTTATGCTTTCCAGTTTTAAAGATTGTGCTCCCAGAAATGTAACCAACCCTTCTATTGTTTTACTTTCACCGGGTATCTATAATGATGCCTACAGTGAACATGAATATCTGGCCAATCAGATGGGAATTCCTCTTGTTCATCCCAAAGATTTACTGGTTAAAGAAAACCATGTCTTTATGAAAACAGTAGACGGGCATTCGCGTGTGGATATTATTTATAGAAGAATACAGGATTACTACATAGATCCTGTAAGCTTTTATCATGATAGTATTTTAGGAGTGCCGGGGCTTTTTTCCTGCGTATACCACGGAAATGTAACGGTAGTCAATAGTATTGGTTCGGGTGTGGCAAGCTCCAAAGCCTTGCTTCCTTATATAGATGATATTATTCGTTTCTATTTATCTGAAGAGCCCATATTAAAAACAGTAGATACTATGTTATTGCACAAGGATAAGATAGTTGAGCATGTTTTTCAGAATATTAAGTCTTATGTAATTAAATCTTCTCAGGGAACCGGTGGCAGGGGAGTTTTAATCGGGGAGGAGGCTACAAAAGCCGAAGTAGCTGAATGGAAAAATAAGGTATTAGGAAATCCTTTCGGGTATGTAGCCCAAAAGTTAAGTCCCCTTTCTTGTTCCCGCATTTTTTCTGAAGATGCTCTAGAATCGAGATATGTAGAAACGAGGTTTTATAGTTTTTTAGGAAAGAATTTTCATCTGAGTAATGCTGCTCTGACCCGCGTAGCTTATCAAGAAAATTCTTTGATGGTATGCAATTCTATGGGTGGAGGAAGTAAGGATACCTGGATTATGGGGGACAGTATGCCCAGCTTACATTCTCCTATCAGTATTTTTAGCGATCCCAGTAAGCAAGCCAGTATATTAAGTCGTGTGGCCGAAAACTTATTCTGGTTAGGTCGTTACATGAATCGAGTTTTAACCACTGCCAATGTGTTGCAGGTTACTTATTCTTCCGAGTTAGATCAACTCATAGGTTCTTACGATCCATCCTATAAGCGAATTATGATATCTATGTCTCGCTTAACCGGAACTCCGACCTCAGCTTTTGCAAACACCGATACACCCTGGTTTGTAGCTTTTTTTCGTCAGGCAGTTGCTGATCTAAAGAATCCATATTCAATGGTTTCAAATATAAACTTTTCCATGAACAATGCAAGGGAAATTCAAAATTATCTTCCGGATGAAATGTGGACATCTTTGAGAAAACTTTCTTCCATGATGGAAAATATTCCGGATATGGAGAAAAACGATCCGGATATCAACCAGATTTTGGATTGGCTCGGAAAAGTATTTCATTACTGCCTTGCCTTTTTTGGTTTATCTCTTGATACATTTTCGAGACAGGAAATTTTGCAATATGTTCAATTAGGAAGATATATCGAACACTGTAGTTCAATTTCTATGGTTCTAAAAGCCACCCTAAAATTTACAATGGATGCCTATCGCAAAAGTGATCGTCTTACTAATATGCATCCTTTTATTATCATCATGCTAAAAATCTTAAATTCTTACGAGGCTTATCAATGGACTTATCAGGCTAACTATGAGCCTTATCTTGCGTATCGTATGCTTTTAATTGATAAAAACTATAGCAATTCCTTTGTGAACTGTTTAATTAAAATAAAACAAATTCTTTTTTCTACTTCACAATTAGATATTCGCTATATGGATGAATCCCCGGAATATTTATGTGATTTATTAGTGAGTCGAGCTTTTTCTTTTGATTTAAAAAAGCACCTGAGTAAAAGTATCGATAGTATACAGATTTATCAACAAAGACCCTACGAGATTATTTTTTCTAAGAATAGCCTGGCTACGGGTGCCTGGACTTTGAGTCTTATTCGTGGAATTCGCCAACTGGCAAATAAAATAATCGATAGATATACGAATATTGCGTATCCGACTCCATTTACGAGGGAATAA
- a CDS encoding transglutaminase family protein, protein MPRFIVTHTTIYEYEYEAMESYSKVILSPLETFCQGINSTELEIRPSVPFYSHRDYFGNLNYEFSVPFRHKHLEITSRSDVITYPPSLEPLKSNMKIKEARQWFKENDLLFYDYLKPSYFVKTNGKVVHKFAERFLPDDKPIGEAILELNRSFTKEFKYKSGSTTINTPVEEVLEKKQGVCQDFAHSMISILRTAGIAARYVSGYIESYNPNSANNLTGSEQSHAWLDVYLPERSWMGMDPTNNMASSEQHIRVAVGRDFYDVSPVKGTFKGAGKQFLKVDVKVRRAETVNQKIQNLNQRE, encoded by the coding sequence ATGCCCAGATTTATTGTAACCCATACTACTATTTATGAATATGAATACGAAGCGATGGAATCTTATTCAAAGGTGATTTTATCACCTCTTGAAACTTTTTGCCAGGGGATTAATTCGACCGAGTTAGAAATTCGACCCAGTGTTCCTTTTTATTCCCATAGGGATTATTTCGGAAACCTTAACTACGAATTTTCAGTGCCATTTCGGCATAAGCATCTGGAAATAACTTCCAGGAGTGATGTAATTACCTATCCTCCTTCTTTAGAACCTTTAAAATCCAATATGAAAATAAAAGAGGCCCGTCAGTGGTTTAAAGAAAATGATTTATTATTTTACGATTATCTAAAACCCTCCTATTTTGTAAAAACAAATGGAAAAGTTGTACATAAATTCGCAGAACGTTTTCTTCCGGATGATAAACCGATAGGAGAAGCTATCCTGGAACTCAATCGATCTTTTACAAAAGAATTCAAGTACAAATCGGGTTCCACTACAATTAATACTCCGGTAGAAGAAGTGTTGGAGAAAAAGCAGGGAGTATGTCAGGATTTTGCCCATTCTATGATTTCTATTTTACGGACAGCCGGAATTGCAGCCAGATATGTGAGCGGTTATATTGAGAGTTATAATCCAAATAGTGCAAATAATCTGACCGGTTCTGAACAAAGTCATGCCTGGTTGGATGTTTATCTACCGGAACGTTCCTGGATGGGAATGGATCCCACTAATAATATGGCTTCATCCGAGCAGCATATCCGTGTGGCTGTAGGAAGGGATTTTTACGATGTGTCTCCGGTTAAAGGGACATTTAAGGGAGCCGGAAAGCAATTTCTCAAGGTCGATGTGAAGGTCAGAAGGGCAGAAACAGTAAATCAGAAGATTCAAAACTTAAACCAGAGAGAATGA